A single region of the Vanacampus margaritifer isolate UIUO_Vmar chromosome 13, RoL_Vmar_1.0, whole genome shotgun sequence genome encodes:
- the ddx10 gene encoding putative ATP-dependent RNA helicase DDX10, translating into MADNSDPIKGFEKWKKKYNLKKARVKRERIPMKKKPEWQVERENIARLVSRYGDIDIKEVIKFSDFPISKKTLLGLQGCQYRQPTEIQKQTIGFALQGKDVLGAAKTGSGKTLAFLIPVLECLYRQQWSSVDGLGALIISPTRELAYQTFEVLRKVGRNHDFSAGLIIGGKELKGESEKIHRTNIVICTPGRLLQHMDETAAFHASDLRMLVLDEADRILDMGFADTLNAIVENLPVGRQTLLFSATQTKSVKDLARLSLKEPEYVWVHEKAKFSTPATLEQSYVVCELHDKVNMLFSFIRSHLKKKIMVFFACCKEVQYLFRIFCRLRPGIPVLALHGKQQQMKRVEVYDEFLRKKNAVLFATDIAARGLDFPAVNWVLQYDCPEDADTYIHRVGRTARYKEGGEALLLLLPSEETGMIAQLREKKVPVNKIQVNPNKLQHVQQKLQAFLAQEQEQKERAQRCFVSYLRSVYLMRNKDVFDVFELRLHEYALSLGLAVAPRVRFLNKAEAQRAEKKTEEEEELSSFKAQLRGDVPRQEESEDDSDKDDDEDEDDDDDDDDDGGGDRVKAPLLDADDDDMRELDFLTLKRKDVFSTEEEPQAQMDDSSKKKSQKVTKFKEAKKILKRNFKVNTKVAFTEEGRAMQVWPPVQRSAASRDAAQEEGEEEDVSGINVEKAKERLMREDREFDKQEYSRKVKAKHREKRLKAKAARREASKQHAGKSEDHDDDEEDEVVAYLADNGEEEFDPSTLPDPDRRRDEDEDEDQPAKRSYSSSDEDEAPKKRKKKARQHQEEEHAALDTGLSLAEDEELVLQLLSGQA; encoded by the exons ATGGCAGACAACTCGGATCCAATCAAAGGctttgaaaaatggaaaaagaaatACAACCTGAAAAAAGCTCGCGTAAAGCGTGAACGAATCCCAATGAAGAAGAAGCCGGAGTGGCAGGTCGAGCGAGAGAACATCGCTCGGCTGGTGAGCAGGTACGGCGACATCGACATCAAGGAAGTCATTAAGTTCTCCGACTTTCCAATTTCCAAGAAAACCCTCTTAGGCCTGCAGGGGTGTCAGTACAGGCAGCCCACGGAGATCCAGAAGCAGACGATCGGCTTCGCGCTGCAGGGAAAGGACGTGCTGGGCGCCGCCAAGACCGGATCTGGAAAGACTTTAGCCTTCCTCATTCCAGTGCTGGAGTGTCTGTACCGCCAGCAGTGGAGCTCCGTGGACGGCCTGGGCGCCCTCATCATCTCACCCACCAGGGAGCTGGCCTACCAGACCTTCGAGGTACTCCGCAAGGTAGGCAGGAACCACGACTTCTCAGCGGGGCTCATCATCGGTGGCAAGGAGCTGAAGGGCGAGTCGGAGAAGATCCATCGCACCAACATCGTCATCTGCACGCCGGGCCGGCTGCTGCAACACATGGACGAGACGGCTGCCTTCCACGCGTCGGATCTTCGCATGCTGGTGCTGGACGAAGCCGACCGTATCCTGGACATGGGCTTCGCCGACACACTCAACGCCATCGTGGAGAACCTCCCCGTCGGCCGGCAGACGCTGCTGTTCTCCGCCACGCAGACCAAGTCGGTCAAAGACCTGGCGCGCCTCAGCCTCAAGGAGCCCGAGTACGTGTGGGTCCACGAGAAGGCCAAGTTCAGCACGCCGGCCACGCTGGAGCAGAGCTACGTGGTGTGCGAGCTCCACGACAAGGTCAACATGCTCTTCTCCTTCATCCGAAGTCACTTGAAGAAGAAGATCATGGTGTTCTTTGCCTGCTGCAAGGAAGTGCAGTACTTGTTCCGCATCTTCTGCCGCCTCCGGCCGGGCATCCCCGTACTGGCGCTTCACGGCAAGCAGCAGCAGATGAAACGGGTGGAGGTCTACGACGAATTCCTGCGAAAGAAGAACGCCGTGCTCTTCGCCACGGACATCGCCGCGAGGGGTCTGGACTTCCCCGCCGTCAACTGGGTGCTGCAGTACGACTGCCCCGAGGACGCCGACACCTACATCCACAGAGTGGGCCGCACCGCCAGGTACAAGGAAGGTGGCGaggccctgctgctgctgctgccctcCGAGGAGACGGGTATGATTGCCCAGCTGCGGGAGAAGAAGGTGCCCGTCAACAAGATCCAG GTGAATCCGAATAAGCTGCAGCATGTTCAGCAGAAGCTGCAGGCCTTCCTGGCTCAGGAGCAGGAGCAGAAGGAGCGCGCCCAGCGTTGCTTCGTCTCCTACCTGCGCTCCGTCTACCTGATGAGGAACAAGGACGTGTTTGACGTCTTCGAGCTCCGGCTGCACGAGTATGCGCTGTCATTGGGCCTGGCGGTGGCGCCCCGGGTGCGCTTCCTCAACAAAGCTGAGGCGCAGAGAGCCGAGAAGAAgactgaggaagaggaggaattGAGCAGCTTCAAAGCCCAGCTGAGAGGAGATGTTCCTCGCCAGGAAGAATCTGAAGATGACAGTGACAAggacgatgatgaagatgaagatgacgacgatgatgatgatgatgatggtggtggtgatcGGGTCAAAGCGCCCCTCCTGGATGCAGACGATGACGACATGAGAGAGTTGGACTTCCTCACACTCAAACGAAAGGATGTCTTCAGTACAGAGGAAGAGCCACAAGCCCAGATGGATGactccagcaagaagaagagTCAAAAGGTGACCAAGTTTAAAGAGGCCAAGAAGATTCTCAAAAGGAACTTCAAAGTCAACACCAAAGTGGCTTTCACCGAGGAAGGACGAGCCATGCAGGTGTGGCCTCCCGTGCAGCGCTCGGCCGCCAGCCGGGATGCGGCGCAGGAGGAAGGCGAGGAGGAGGACGTGTCAGGGATCAACGTGGAGAAGGCCAAGGAGAGGCTGATGAGGGAAGACCGGGAGTTTGACAAGCAGGAGTACAGCCGCAAGGTGAAAGCCAAACATCGCGAGAAGAGACTCAAGGCCAAAGCGGCCAGGAGGGAGGCCAGCAAGCAGCACGCAGGCAAGTCGGAGGACCACGAcgatgatgaggaggatgagGTGGTGGCGTATCTGGCCGACAACGGCGAGGAAGAGTTTGACCCCAGCACGCTTCCGGACCCTGACAGGCGGCGCGATGAAGACGAGGATGAAGATCAGCCCGCTAAACGCAGCTACAGCAGCAGTGACGAAGATGAAGCAccaaagaagaggaagaagaaggcaAGGCAGCACCAAGAGGAGGAACACGCAGCGCTGGACACGGGGCTGTCGCTGGCCGAGGACGAGGAACTGGTCCTGCAGCTGCTCTCGGGTCAAGCGTGA
- the LOC144062543 gene encoding transcription initiation factor TFIID subunit 4-like — protein MAMNKDPTETVQDGEPCSIQVKTLQATAKCGFVPSPGVSKVEVYQPTSPVPSPQTSSPAVMVVTKISKPGGANANGPKAVLSQATTTTMKNPTLAQGRTVVITVPRTVGPQVAVAPRLTQTRLPTNIQIPPGMMLIRSQSGQLMLMSQQALAQAQQGVRTGNGPATGILASQVSTAAPTSQSNEKVTVIRMTAPQTFQPTAVQKTAMVKVLGVTPKPAVVQTGGVAAEHRDTFQPVTVETKKKPQPTFSQETLESVKKCKNFLVTLMKLASSDPKSTNMANNVRGLVRSLLEGRMEVEEFTEALYKELKSTPQPCLVPFLKKSLPAVRRLTADPQVFVQQACSSSSALSSSYNPAVKKPNENPTPIPKALPLVSSGASVMGQSRTFTSKNFRTPTSTSKVIPVQIGKNFTVFSMKQPFAQDPQCTTRLAFRDTSASYKEEDDINDVPSMAGVNLREENAQILTSAVGSVVQSCQDQLFLSPGPVLGRILRTGRPLGVSQVGPEAVALVSHAAQEYLRSLLEKLSVMAEHRKMTLKDNLWHTRVSDVRAQLHFLEEVDTLRKKRQDEEERDRMMRLARSRSHTEDPLQQQLKQRAKELQQMEEAQLQKREANLTALAAIGPRKKRPLSNMEGQVSLAPRQAVHRVSRVMLRDLLVCMEQDHFLRHSLTFYKAML, from the exons ATGGCTATGAATAAAGACCCCACGGAGACAGTCCAAGATGGAGAGCCCTGCAGCATTCAAGTGAAGACCCTGCAGGCCACAGCCAAGTGTGGTTTTGTTCCTTCTCCAGGTGTTTCCAAGGTCGAAGTCTACCAACCCACCTCCCCGGTTCCGTCCCCTCAGACGTCCTCCCCCGCCGTCATGGTGGTAACCAAGATTTCCAAGCCTGGCGGGGCAAATGCCAATGGGCCCAAAGCGGTTCTGAGCCAGGCCACAACCACCACCATGAAGAACCCTACCTTGGCCCAGGGGAGGACGGTGGTGATAACGGTGCCCAGGACGGTTGGGCCACAGGTGGCTGTGGCGCCTCGGCTGACTCAGACACGTTTGCCCACTAACATCCAGATTCCACCAG GTATGATGCTGATCCGCAGTCAAAGTGGTCAGCTGATGCTGATGTCCCAGCAGGCTTTGGCTCAGGCGCAACAGGGAGTGAGAACCGGCAACGGTCCGGCCACCGGAATCCTGGCCTCCCAG GTGTCCACGGCAGCTCCCACGAGTCAAAGCAACGAGAAGGTTACAGTGATCAGGATGACGGCTCCTCAAACTTTCCAACCGACGGCGGTCCAGAAGACGGCAATGGTCAAG GTGCTAGGCGTGACTCCCAAGCCAGCGGTGGTTCAGACCGGCGGTGTAGCAGCTGAACACCGGGATACTTTTCAGCCGGTCACCGTGGAAACCAAGAAGAAGCCCCAACCTACATTTAGTCAG GAGACGCTAGAGAGCGTGAAGAAGTGCAAGAACTTCCTGGTGACGCTGATGAAGCTGGCGTCCAGCGACCCCAAGTCCACCAACATGGCCAACAACGTGCGAGGCCTGGTCCGGAGTCTGCTG GAAGGCAGGATGGAGGTGGAGGAGTTCACCGAGGCGCTCTATAAGGAGCTCAAGTCCACACCACAGCCCTGCTTGGTGCCGTTCCTCAAG AAAAGTCTCCCAGCAGTGCGTCGCCTCACCGCAGACCCGCAGGTATTCGTCCAGCAGGCCTGCTCCTCGTCATCGGCGCTGTCCTCCTCCTACAACCCAGCTGTGAAGAAGCCCAATGAGAACCCAACTCCAATTCCGAAAGCCCTCCCTCTTGTG TCAAGTGGCGCAAGCGTGATGGGCCAGTCCAGAACTTTCACTTCCAAGAACTTCAGAACTCCTACCTCGACCTCCAAAGTGATCCCGGTACAGATTGGAAAAAACTTCACAG TATTCTCCATGAAGCAGCCTTTTGCTCAAGATCCTCAGTGCACCACCAGACTTGCTTTCAGGGACACTTCAGCCTCATACAA AGAAGAGGATGACATTAACGACGTGCCGTCCATGGCGGGCGTCAACTTGCGCGAGGAAAACGCTCAGATCCTGACCAGCGCGGTGGGCTCGGTGGTACAGTCCTGTCAGGATCAGCTCTTCCTGTCTCCGGGCCCCGTGCTGGGCCGTATCCTGCGCACGGGACGCCCTCTGGGGGTGAGCCAAGTGGGCCCCGAGGCGGTGGCTCTGGTTTCTCACGCCGCTCAGGAGTATCTCCGCAGCCTTCTGGAGAAGCTCAGCGTGATGGCAGAACACCGCAAGATGACGCTGAAG GATAACCTGTGGCACACTAGAGTGAGCGACGTGCGCGCGCAGCTGCATTTCCTGGAGGAGGTGGACACTTTGAGGAAGAAGAGGCAAGATGAAGAGGAGAGGGACAGGATGATGCGATTGGCCAGG AGTCGCTCACACACCGAGGATCCGCTGCAGCAGCAGCTAAAGCAGCGAGCGAAAGAG TTGCAACAAATGGAAGAAGCTCAGCTGCAGAAGCGAGAAGCAAACCTCACCGCTCTGGCGGCCATCGGCCCCAGGAAGAAGAGACCGCTTAGTAACATGGAAGGCCAG gTGTCGCTGGCACCCAGACAGGCCGTCCATCGCGTGAGCCGCGTGATGCTTCGGGACCTGCTGGTGTGCATGGAGCAGGACCACTTCCTGCGACACTCTCTCACCTTCTACAAGGCCATGCTCTGA